In a genomic window of Gemmatimonadota bacterium:
- a CDS encoding aldo/keto reductase: MKFRMLGKTGLQVSEIGFGAAQIGNPSLPESQVEAVLNTVLDLGIAFIDTAAMYGDSEERIGKFIAHRQDDFVLATKCGDYQVINGGKREIVKDYSPEGILRTIDTSRSKLKMDVIDIVQFHGLPGEADDWEAAFDALLEAKDRGWTKFVGVSADGSAAAEAAQKWDLDTQEFTYNVLFQESAENLMPTLRDRDMGTIIKRPIANGVYLRSERPDGSYMGDPWDRAQQMPLRELAGDMPLIEFALRFTLSHEDVCTAIVGSTNVDHLADNVKISDGEVLSEDVLDRTKRVFQSLFG, translated from the coding sequence ATGAAATTTCGGATGCTGGGAAAGACGGGTTTGCAAGTTTCGGAGATCGGTTTTGGCGCGGCGCAGATTGGAAATCCATCGTTGCCAGAATCTCAGGTCGAGGCGGTGCTGAACACGGTGCTCGATTTGGGTATCGCGTTTATCGATACGGCTGCGATGTATGGCGATAGCGAAGAGCGGATCGGGAAGTTTATCGCCCATCGGCAGGATGATTTTGTTCTGGCGACGAAGTGCGGCGATTATCAGGTGATCAATGGCGGCAAGCGCGAGATTGTAAAGGATTATTCGCCCGAGGGTATTTTGAGGACGATTGATACGAGTCGATCAAAGCTGAAGATGGATGTGATCGATATTGTACAATTTCACGGGTTGCCGGGAGAAGCGGACGATTGGGAAGCGGCGTTTGATGCGCTGTTGGAAGCTAAGGATAGGGGATGGACGAAGTTTGTGGGTGTATCGGCTGATGGATCGGCAGCGGCTGAGGCGGCGCAGAAGTGGGATTTAGATACGCAGGAGTTTACGTACAATGTGTTGTTCCAGGAGTCTGCCGAAAATTTGATGCCGACTTTGCGCGACCGGGATATGGGGACAATTATCAAGCGTCCGATTGCCAATGGGGTGTATCTCAGATCCGAACGGCCAGATGGTTCGTATATGGGCGATCCGTGGGATCGGGCACAGCAGATGCCGTTGCGGGAATTGGCGGGCGATATGCCGCTGATTGAATTTGCATTGCGTTTTACGCTTTCTCACGAAGATGTGTGTACTGCTATTGTGGGATCGACCAATGTGGATCATCTCGCAGATAATGTGAAAATTTCAGATGGAGAAGTGTTATCTGAAGATGTGCTGGACAGGACGAAGCGAGTTTTTCAGTCGTTGTTTGGGTGA
- a CDS encoding arsenate reductase yields MDILRAGNVEFDVIEYLKTPLSEQDLRKFLALLPGEPKDMIHPSSFEKLGRDIDDYNTPDALVGLLLEHPEVMNRPVCIRGDRAVIARPSEAVHELLT; encoded by the coding sequence ATGGACATATTGCGCGCTGGCAACGTCGAGTTCGACGTCATTGAATACCTGAAAACACCGCTGAGCGAACAGGACCTGAGAAAATTTCTCGCACTCCTGCCCGGTGAACCCAAAGACATGATTCACCCCAGTTCCTTTGAAAAACTGGGACGCGACATAGATGACTACAATACCCCCGATGCACTCGTCGGCTTACTTTTGGAACACCCCGAAGTCATGAATCGCCCTGTGTGCATTCGCGGAGATCGCGCAGTCATTGCCCGTCCCTCAGAAGCCGTACATGAACTCCTCACATAA
- a CDS encoding IS200/IS605 family element transposase accessory protein TnpB, whose protein sequence is MVKSFKYRLRPTKKQEQILLAHIDECRILYNQLLCARIQAWKNENKSLSQYDQTKTIPLLKQQHAAFKQVHSQVLQQVSQRVDLAFKGFFRRLKDKSKTGEKAGFPRYKNENRYDSITYPQFANGCRLDNKGLRLGSIGCIRIVQHRSLLGIPKSCTITRTATGKWFVSISCDIGEKDKKLNTNSAVGIDVGLNSFAVTSDGQKIENQRFFRKEEKSLAKAQRKWDAVKQRPKTDPTREKRRKVIGRVHERIRNKRHNFAHQESRKMVNRHGFIAVEKLDVQEMQKNRRLAKSIADVAWSLFRHCLEYKAEEAGIGFKAVKPDYTSQDCSACGHREKKTLSDRVHHCKVCGYTTDRDLNAAINILTLELQRQVA, encoded by the coding sequence ATGGTTAAGTCGTTCAAATACAGATTGCGTCCGACCAAAAAGCAAGAACAAATCTTGCTGGCGCATATTGACGAATGTCGTATTCTCTATAATCAATTACTCTGTGCCAGAATACAAGCATGGAAAAATGAGAATAAGTCTCTGTCTCAATATGACCAGACCAAAACAATACCATTGTTAAAACAACAACACGCCGCTTTCAAGCAAGTACATAGTCAAGTGTTGCAACAAGTATCACAGAGAGTAGATTTGGCATTCAAAGGATTCTTTCGGCGTCTCAAAGATAAGTCAAAGACAGGCGAGAAAGCTGGATTTCCCAGATACAAGAATGAGAATCGCTATGATTCTATCACCTATCCTCAGTTTGCCAATGGATGTCGATTGGACAACAAGGGCTTGCGATTGGGCAGTATTGGTTGCATTCGCATTGTTCAGCACAGGTCACTCTTAGGTATCCCTAAGTCTTGCACAATCACACGCACAGCAACAGGCAAATGGTTTGTATCTATCTCTTGCGATATTGGCGAAAAAGATAAGAAACTAAACACTAACTCTGCTGTTGGCATTGACGTGGGTCTCAATTCCTTTGCTGTGACCAGTGACGGACAGAAAATAGAGAATCAGAGATTCTTTCGCAAAGAGGAAAAGTCTCTTGCCAAAGCACAGCGCAAATGGGACGCAGTGAAACAAAGACCCAAGACTGACCCCACAAGAGAAAAGCGTCGTAAAGTCATTGGTAGAGTGCATGAGCGTATCCGTAATAAACGACATAACTTTGCCCACCAAGAATCAAGAAAAATGGTCAATCGTCACGGATTCATAGCCGTCGAGAAATTGGACGTTCAAGAGATGCAAAAGAACAGACGATTGGCTAAATCAATAGCAGACGTAGCCTGGTCCCTGTTTCGGCACTGTCTCGAATACAAAGCGGAAGAAGCTGGTATTGGATTCAAAGCCGTCAAGCCTGACTATACGTCACAAGATTGCTCGGCATGTGGACATAGAGAGAAAAAGACACTCTCAGATCGTGTGCATCATTGCAAGGTGTGTGGCTATACAACGGACAGAGACCTCAATGCTGCGATAAACATATTGACGTTGGAGCTACAACGTCAGGTGGCTTAA
- a CDS encoding 2,4-dihydroxyhept-2-ene-1,7-dioic acid aldolase, whose protein sequence is MKPNRIREKLDAGEPTIGTRIHSSWPAIVEAIGHTGLYDYVEYVGEYGTFDLYDLDNLCRAAELYNMGMMFKIDRSHQYYLSQRAIGSGFGSILFTDCRTEEDAKECVRVTLPDTPEDGGLYSVYTRRNTYMGYGGGPEYVKAMRETVVVLMIEKKEAVENLEAILSVPGVDMVQWGPSDYSMSVGKAGQRGDPAVADARNEVFKTALSMGVHPRAEIMSTDEAKEYLDMGVRHFNIGVDISVLHSWWRSNGDELRKAVEGA, encoded by the coding sequence TTGAAACCCAATAGAATTAGAGAAAAATTGGATGCGGGCGAACCCACCATTGGCACGCGTATTCATTCGAGTTGGCCGGCGATTGTTGAGGCGATTGGACATACGGGGCTTTACGACTATGTCGAATATGTTGGCGAGTACGGTACGTTTGATCTCTACGATCTCGACAATTTGTGTCGGGCCGCCGAGTTGTACAATATGGGCATGATGTTCAAAATTGATCGCAGCCATCAGTACTATTTGTCGCAGCGGGCGATCGGGTCTGGTTTTGGGAGTATTTTGTTTACGGATTGTCGCACGGAAGAAGATGCGAAGGAATGTGTGCGCGTTACGCTTCCAGATACGCCGGAAGATGGTGGTTTGTACAGTGTGTACACGCGGCGCAATACGTATATGGGATATGGCGGGGGACCGGAGTATGTGAAGGCGATGCGGGAGACGGTTGTGGTTTTGATGATCGAAAAGAAGGAGGCGGTGGAGAATCTGGAGGCGATTCTTTCGGTTCCAGGCGTGGATATGGTGCAATGGGGACCTTCGGATTATTCGATGAGTGTCGGCAAGGCGGGGCAGCGCGGTGATCCCGCAGTGGCAGATGCGAGGAATGAGGTGTTTAAGACTGCGCTGAGTATGGGCGTGCATCCCCGCGCAGAGATTATGTCAACCGATGAGGCAAAGGAATATCTCGATATGGGTGTGCGGCATTTTAATATTGGGGTGGATATCTCAGTTTTGCATTCGTGGTGGCGAAGCAATGGCGATGAGTTGAGAAAAGCGGTGGAGGGTGCGTGA